In a single window of the Microbacterium sp. SL75 genome:
- a CDS encoding helix-turn-helix domain-containing protein produces MGRGAVGPPSRYSRRVVANVDRLRRAKGLTVGELISRAGMTKSYYQSRAGFSLPYNTNDIEALAAALGVSPEEVANPESAPRVEMRVPAGPLAARVRRLVASQAARESDLVDHLDEIDPASAESARALLAAATNTVVLDEEVLRLITQWADVPTEYLTDYTDDAVTDRTDAELELRDAMREAGASSIQFRALGEMSPDALRAIAHSLRGRPPAT; encoded by the coding sequence GTGGGTCGCGGCGCCGTCGGACCACCCTCGCGGTACTCCCGTCGAGTGGTGGCGAATGTGGACCGCCTGCGTCGGGCGAAAGGCCTGACGGTGGGTGAGTTGATCAGTCGCGCCGGAATGACGAAGAGCTATTACCAGTCGCGTGCCGGCTTCTCGCTGCCCTACAACACCAACGACATCGAAGCGCTCGCCGCCGCCCTCGGGGTGTCCCCCGAAGAGGTCGCGAACCCCGAGTCGGCTCCGCGGGTCGAGATGCGGGTTCCCGCGGGCCCGCTCGCCGCGCGAGTCCGCCGGCTCGTCGCCAGCCAGGCGGCTCGCGAGAGCGATCTCGTCGATCACCTCGACGAGATCGATCCCGCGTCGGCCGAGAGCGCCCGGGCCCTGCTGGCCGCGGCCACCAACACGGTCGTGCTCGACGAGGAGGTGCTTCGCCTCATCACGCAGTGGGCCGACGTCCCCACCGAGTACCTCACCGACTACACCGACGACGCCGTCACCGACCGCACCGATGCCGAGCTCGAGTTGCGCGACGCCATGCGCGAAGCCGGAGCCAGCAGCATCCAGTTCCGCGCCCTGGGGGAGATGTCGCCCGACGCCCTCCGCGCGATCGCCCACTCCCTGCGCGGGAGGCCGCCCGCGACATGA
- a CDS encoding LacI family DNA-binding transcriptional regulator, whose product MRDVALRAGVSTKTVSRVFNDDPHVLPDTRALVEAAMRELNYVPNALATTFRAGRASVIGVAVPDVVDPFFAAIARSVEDTARRRGLSTLVTSLGEDPADERPALESLLGRQLTGLVIAPVGTDHSWLERWRGHTPIVFVDRAPVGLHTDTFTENDEAGAHAATAHLLSHGHRRIAYVGDMVHLSTETKRVEGWRRALREAGVDVDEQLIASQVSDRESAASALDRLRALSDPPTAVFSANARSSMALVHVLRGQAMPFVGFGDFPMADTLTPSVTVVDQDPRRIGALAAERVFARLQPDAGLGLDELTVIDVSLIERESCAL is encoded by the coding sequence ATGCGCGATGTCGCCCTGCGCGCCGGGGTGAGCACCAAGACCGTGTCGCGCGTCTTCAACGACGACCCCCACGTGCTGCCCGACACCCGCGCCCTCGTCGAGGCCGCGATGCGCGAGCTCAACTATGTGCCCAACGCCCTCGCGACGACCTTCCGCGCGGGGCGCGCCTCGGTCATCGGGGTGGCCGTTCCCGATGTCGTCGACCCGTTCTTCGCCGCGATCGCGCGCTCCGTCGAGGACACCGCGCGACGCCGGGGGCTTTCGACCCTCGTGACCAGCCTCGGCGAAGACCCGGCCGACGAGCGGCCCGCGCTCGAGTCCCTCCTCGGCCGTCAGCTCACGGGCCTCGTCATCGCGCCGGTCGGCACCGACCACTCCTGGCTCGAACGCTGGCGCGGCCACACCCCGATCGTGTTCGTCGACCGCGCCCCGGTGGGCCTTCACACCGACACCTTCACCGAGAACGACGAAGCCGGCGCGCACGCGGCCACGGCCCATCTGCTCTCGCACGGTCACCGCCGCATCGCCTACGTCGGCGACATGGTGCACCTCTCGACCGAGACCAAGCGCGTCGAGGGCTGGCGGCGAGCGCTGCGCGAAGCCGGGGTCGACGTCGATGAGCAGCTCATCGCCTCGCAGGTGTCGGACCGTGAGTCCGCGGCATCCGCCCTCGACCGCCTGCGCGCGCTCTCGGACCCGCCCACCGCCGTGTTCTCCGCGAACGCCCGCTCGTCGATGGCCCTCGTGCACGTGCTGCGCGGGCAGGCGATGCCCTTCGTCGGCTTCGGCGATTTCCCGATGGCCGACACCCTGACCCCCTCGGTCACGGTGGTGGACCAGGATCCGCGCCGCATCGGTGCGCTGGCGGCCGAGCGCGTCTTCGCGCGCCTCCAGCCCGACGCCGGTCTCGGCCTCGATGAGCTGACGGTGATCGACGTGTCGCTCATCGAACGAGAGTCCTGCGCGCTGTGA